DNA from Mucilaginibacter mallensis:
TAAGGGCAGCCCTTTTTTCAGCATATTTAGCTACTAATTTGGCACGTTTTACTTCGCGTGCTTTTATTCCTTCTTTAGCCATTACTTGGTCTGATTTTTAAATGGTAATCCAAATTGTTTCAGCAACTCCAAAGCTTCAACATCATTTGTTGCTGAGGTTACAAAGGTAATATCCATACCTTGTATTTTATTGATCTTGTCAATATTTATCTCAGGGAATATAATTTGCTCTGTTATACCTAATGTATAGTTGCCGCGGCCGTCAAAACCTTTATCGTTAATGCCTTTGAAATCACGTATACGTGGTAAAGCAACAGCGATCAAACGATCCAAAAACTCATACATTGTATTATCACGTAAAGTTACACGTACGCCTACCGGCATGTTTTTACGTAATTTAAAGTTAGAGATATCTTTCTTTGATTTTGAAGATACTGCTTGCTGACCGGTAATGGTAGTTAACTCAGTGATCGTGTTTTCGATCAGTTTTTTGTCGGTAGTAGCACCGCCAACACCCTGGTTAATGGCAATCTTCTCAAGTTTAGGAACCTGCATAACGCTTTTGTACTGAAATTTATCTTTCAGTGCGGTACGGATCTCTTCCTTATATTTTGATTTTAATCTCGGTGTGTAAGTCATTACTTAATTTCCTCCCCTGATTTTTTTGATACCCTTACCAATTTACCGGCATCGTTTCTTTTACGGCCAACGCGTGTAGTTTTTCCTGTTTTAGGATCAACCAGCGCCAGGTTTGAAATGTGTATAGCAGCTTCCTGCTTAACAATTCCACCGTTTGGATTAGCTGCATTTGGTTTTGTATGTTTTGATACTAAGTTAGCACCTTCAACAATAGCTCTGCCATTAGCCAATATTACTTCTTTTATCTTGCCTTCAGTGCCTTTTGAGTCACCAGCTATAACCTTTACTAAATCACCTTTACGGATCTTTAATTTAGCAGGTTGTTCGTGTTTTTTCTTATCCATTGTTACAATACCTCCGGTGCTAATGATACAATTTTCATAAATTGTTTCTCACGCAGTTCTCTTGCAACCGGGCCAAAGATACGGGTACCTCTTGGCTCATCCTGGTTATTTAACAAAACTGCTGCGTTATCGTCAAAACGTATATATGAACCATCTTTCCTG
Protein-coding regions in this window:
- the rplE gene encoding 50S ribosomal protein L5, which translates into the protein MTYTPRLKSKYKEEIRTALKDKFQYKSVMQVPKLEKIAINQGVGGATTDKKLIENTITELTTITGQQAVSSKSKKDISNFKLRKNMPVGVRVTLRDNTMYEFLDRLIAVALPRIRDFKGINDKGFDGRGNYTLGITEQIIFPEINIDKINKIQGMDITFVTSATNDVEALELLKQFGLPFKNQTK
- the rplX gene encoding 50S ribosomal protein L24, with amino-acid sequence MDKKKHEQPAKLKIRKGDLVKVIAGDSKGTEGKIKEVILANGRAIVEGANLVSKHTKPNAANPNGGIVKQEAAIHISNLALVDPKTGKTTRVGRKRNDAGKLVRVSKKSGEEIK